The nucleotide sequence TCGGAGCCTTTCGCGGCACCCGCTTCAACGGTGAGGATTTCGTGTCCGCGGCGGTGGAGGCGGGCGCGGTGGCGATCGTCGCCCGGCCCGACGTGAAGGTGGAAGGCGCCGCCCATGTCGCCGCCGAGGAGCCGCGGCGGGCGTTCGCGAAGCTCGCGGCCCGCTTCTTCCAGCCATTCCCCGAAACGGTGGTCGCCGTCACCGGCACCAACGGCAAGACCTCCAATGTCGAGATGGTGCGCCAGCTCTGGCGGATGGCGGGGCATCCCTCCGCCTCGATCGGCACCTTGGGCGTCACCACCGCCGACGATCAGGTGACGACCGGCCTCACGACGCCGGACATCGTCACCTTCCTCTCCAATATGGCCGGCCTCGCGCGGGAGGGGATCACCCATGCCGCGTTCGAGGCGTCCAGCCACGGTCTGTCGCAATATCGGACCGAGGGGTTGCCGGTGCAGGCGGCGGCCTTCACCAATTTCAGCCGAGATCATCTCGATTATCACCAGACGATGGACGCCTATTTCGAGGCGAAGATGCGGCTCTTCTCCGAAGTCGTGGAGCCCGACGGCACGGCGGTGGTCTGGACCGACGATGCCAAGTCGGACGAGGTGATCAGGCGGTGCCGGGAACGGGGGCTGCGCCTGCTGACGGTCGGCCGCAAGGGCGAGGCGCTGAAGCTCATCGACCGCGAGACCAGCCAACTCGGCCAGAAGCTGACGATCGAGGCCGAGGGCAGGACCCACGTCGTGACCATATCGATGATCGGCGCCTATCAGGCCGCCAACGTCCTGACCGCCGCCGGCCTCGTCATCGCTACCGGCGGCGATCTCCAGCAGACCTTGGCGAACCTGCCCCGCCTGCAGCCGGTGCGCGGACGGCTGGAGCGCGCCGTCATCACCCGCGCCGGTGCGCCCATCTATGTCGATTATGCCCACACCGCCGACGCGCTGGTATCGGCGATCGAGGCGCTCCGCCCCCACACCCAGGGCCGACTCATCACTGTGTTCGGCGCAGGCGGCGACCGCGATGTCGGCAAGCGGCCCGAGATGGGGGAGGTTGCGGCGCGCCTCTCCGATCTCGTCATCGTCACCGACGACAATCCTCGCAGCGAGGACCCGTCCCTCATCCGCCGCGACATTCTCGCCGGCGCGCCGGGTGCCCGCGAAGTGGCGGGCCGCCGCGAAGCCATCGCCGCGGCCATCGCCGAAGCGGGATCGAGCGATATCATCCTCCTCGCGGGCAAGGGCCACGAACAAGGCCAGATCATCGGCGACCGCGTCCTCCCGTTCGACGATGTCGCGGTAGCGCGGGAGTGCGCGGCATGAGCACGATCTTCGGAGGGGTGGGCATGACGCCGCTCTGGACCTCTCACGAGATTGCGGAAGCCGTGGAAGGCGCCGCTCATGGCGCGTTCGAGGCGAACGGTGTCGCCTTCGATTCCCGCGAGATCCGGAAAGGCGACCTCTTCATCGCCATGAAGGGTGAGGCGACCGATGGGCACCGCTTCCTCGGCCAGGCCTTCGCCGCGGGCGCGGCCGGCGCTCTGGTCAGCCAGGAGATCGCCGAGCCGCACGTCCATGCAGCCGACACGTTCAGGGCCTTGAACGATCTCGGCCGCGCCGCCCGTGCCCGCACCCAGGCTCGGATCGCCGGCGTCACCGGCTCGGTCGGCAAGACCGGGACAAAGGAAGCGCTCTATGCCGCTCTCGACCGCGCCGCCCCGCGCCAGGCGCACCGCTCGGTCAAGAGCTACAACAACCACACCGGCGTGCCGTTATCGCTCGCTCGCATGCCGCGCGAGACGCGGTTCGGCATTTTCGAGATGGGGATGAGCGCGCCGGGAGAGCTGGCGGCGCTGACCCGGCTGGTGCGGCCGCATGTGGCGATCGTCACGGCCATCGCCCCGGCCCATCGCGCCTTCTTCAAGAGCGACGAGCAAATCGCCGACGCCAAGGGCGAGATTTTCCAGGGGCTGGAGGAGGGCGGCACTGCCCTGGTGCCGTTCGACAGCCCCCATCGCGATCGGCTGATCGCCGCCGCGCGGCCG is from Sphingosinicella humi and encodes:
- a CDS encoding UDP-N-acetylmuramoyl-L-alanyl-D-glutamate--2,6-diaminopimelate ligase, with the protein product MRLGALIGGDDSASVTGFAIDHRKVAPGTVFGAFRGTRFNGEDFVSAAVEAGAVAIVARPDVKVEGAAHVAAEEPRRAFAKLAARFFQPFPETVVAVTGTNGKTSNVEMVRQLWRMAGHPSASIGTLGVTTADDQVTTGLTTPDIVTFLSNMAGLAREGITHAAFEASSHGLSQYRTEGLPVQAAAFTNFSRDHLDYHQTMDAYFEAKMRLFSEVVEPDGTAVVWTDDAKSDEVIRRCRERGLRLLTVGRKGEALKLIDRETSQLGQKLTIEAEGRTHVVTISMIGAYQAANVLTAAGLVIATGGDLQQTLANLPRLQPVRGRLERAVITRAGAPIYVDYAHTADALVSAIEALRPHTQGRLITVFGAGGDRDVGKRPEMGEVAARLSDLVIVTDDNPRSEDPSLIRRDILAGAPGAREVAGRREAIAAAIAEAGSSDIILLAGKGHEQGQIIGDRVLPFDDVAVARECAA
- a CDS encoding UDP-N-acetylmuramoyl-tripeptide--D-alanyl-D-alanine ligase encodes the protein MTPLWTSHEIAEAVEGAAHGAFEANGVAFDSREIRKGDLFIAMKGEATDGHRFLGQAFAAGAAGALVSQEIAEPHVHAADTFRALNDLGRAARARTQARIAGVTGSVGKTGTKEALYAALDRAAPRQAHRSVKSYNNHTGVPLSLARMPRETRFGIFEMGMSAPGELAALTRLVRPHVAIVTAIAPAHRAFFKSDEQIADAKGEIFQGLEEGGTALVPFDSPHRDRLIAAARPHAATILTFGVGEGADIRAREAMPAPAGGTLVTALLPEAELTFTLSQPGEHWVSNAMAVLGAVQAMGGDLAQAGLALADMAGLKGRGERHWLPVPGGEALLIDESYNANPASMRATLKTLGDERVSGCRVAVLGAMKELGETSDAFHASLAEPIEAAGVDRVILVGDEMAALAKVLGAKAKMTHVPDAAAALEALEEAIGPGDAILVKGSNSVGLAAVVEALAGGKS